From Paenibacillus graminis:
TAGACTAGCGGTTCATCGCCAGCCGCATTTTTGAGATGATTTTGCGGATGCTTTCCTCAGATAAATGGTATCTCTTCTGCAGCTCGTTCACTGAGCAGCCGCTGCTGTGACTGCAGAAAATCTCCTCATTACGGCTGGCAATCTCTTGCCGGGAGCCGCTGTTTTCGCCCCATTTTACCCGTTGCTCAGTTTTCTTAGGGATGTAGAGCAGTTCACCCTGAATGTATCCCTGTAGCTCTTCGAGCAGGCCCGGGGGGAGCACATCCTTTCCATTTACATAACTCACGTAACGTTTCCTCCTTCAACAGGTGTGTTCCCTTAAGTCCGATCATTGCGCTGTTCATCAGCAAC
This genomic window contains:
- a CDS encoding CD3324 family protein gives rise to the protein MSYVNGKDVLPPGLLEELQGYIQGELLYIPKKTEQRVKWGENSGSRQEIASRNEEIFCSHSSGCSVNELQKRYHLSEESIRKIISKMRLAMNR